From Vibrio splendidus, a single genomic window includes:
- a CDS encoding PadR family transcriptional regulator — MSLPHVILTVLSTRDATGYDITKEFSSSIGYFWKASHQQVYRELNKMAQNDQVTCVLEPQEGKPDRKVYSITDAGRSALGEWFEQPTAHPTVRDEFSAKLMACAVQPADAYRVQLAELVEESRKLVSHYKEIEAAYYATPSTLDKQARLERLTLRRNLLIREAWIVWADEVLLELGALA; from the coding sequence ATGTCATTACCACACGTAATTCTAACCGTTTTAAGTACACGCGATGCTACTGGTTACGATATCACAAAAGAATTCTCCTCAAGCATTGGTTACTTCTGGAAAGCTAGCCACCAACAAGTTTACCGCGAGCTAAATAAAATGGCTCAGAACGACCAGGTAACTTGCGTGCTTGAGCCTCAAGAAGGCAAACCTGATCGTAAAGTTTACTCTATCACTGACGCAGGACGTAGCGCGCTAGGTGAATGGTTTGAACAACCAACTGCACACCCAACCGTTCGTGACGAGTTCTCAGCTAAGCTAATGGCTTGTGCTGTACAACCAGCTGACGCTTACCGTGTACAACTTGCTGAGCTAGTTGAAGAGTCTCGCAAACTGGTTTCTCACTACAAAGAAATCGAAGCGGCTTACTACGCAACGCCATCTACACTAGACAAGCAAGCACGCCTAGAGCGTTTAACGCTTCGTCGTAACCTACTTATCCGTGAAGCATGGATTGTTTGGGCGGACGAAGTACTGCTTGAACTTGGTGCTCTTGCTTAA
- the metF gene encoding methylenetetrahydrofolate reductase — translation MGYTHASHIDALNQNIAELSDNINVSFEFFPPSSEKMEETLWNSVHRLKTLQPKFVSVTYGANSGERDRTHSIIKEIKNQTGLVAAPHLTCIDASREELIQIADDYWANGIESIVALRGDIPAGGGAPEMYASDLVELLKSRHDFDISVAAFPEVHPEAKSAQSDLINLKRKVDAGANRAITQFFFDVESYLRFRDRCVAAGVDVEIVPGILPVSNFKQASRFAAMNNVKVPGWMAKQFEGLDDDPTTRQLVGASQAIDMVRTLSREGVKDFHFYTLNRAEMTYALCHTLGVRPQVAAL, via the coding sequence ATGGGATACACACACGCTAGTCATATCGACGCTTTAAATCAGAATATCGCTGAGCTTTCTGACAACATCAATGTGTCATTTGAGTTTTTTCCACCAAGCAGTGAGAAGATGGAAGAGACCTTGTGGAACTCTGTTCACCGTCTTAAAACACTTCAACCAAAATTTGTATCGGTAACTTACGGTGCAAACTCGGGTGAACGTGACCGTACCCACTCAATCATTAAAGAAATTAAGAACCAAACTGGCCTAGTGGCAGCACCACACCTCACATGTATTGATGCGAGCCGCGAAGAGTTGATTCAAATTGCCGACGACTACTGGGCAAATGGTATTGAAAGCATTGTTGCGTTGCGTGGAGACATCCCAGCAGGCGGCGGTGCGCCAGAGATGTACGCATCTGATCTAGTCGAGCTACTTAAATCTCGCCACGATTTTGATATCTCAGTAGCGGCATTCCCTGAGGTTCACCCTGAAGCAAAAAGCGCTCAATCTGATCTTATTAACCTAAAGCGTAAAGTGGATGCGGGCGCGAACCGTGCTATTACGCAATTCTTCTTCGATGTAGAAAGCTACCTACGCTTTCGTGACCGTTGTGTAGCGGCTGGTGTGGATGTTGAGATTGTTCCGGGCATCTTACCTGTTTCTAACTTCAAACAAGCGTCTCGTTTCGCTGCGATGAATAACGTAAAAGTACCGGGCTGGATGGCGAAGCAATTCGAAGGCTTGGATGATGATCCAACGACCCGCCAGTTAGTCGGTGCGAGCCAAGCGATCGATATGGTTCGTACGCTGAGCCGTGAAGGTGTGAAAGACTTCCACTTCTACACGCTAAACCGTGCAGAAATGACCTACGCACTTTGCCATACGCTAGGTGTTCGCCCACAAGTTGCTGCGCTGTAA
- a CDS encoding bifunctional aspartate kinase/homoserine dehydrogenase II: MATFRQLHKFGGSSLANPECYQRVVNILREYSSATDLVVVSAAGKTTNRLIEFVEALDKDGRIAHECLQTLRQFQLELIEALLEGEAASQLTATIQQEFTALGELTAPLSEAQKAQVLGHGEVWSSRLLATLLCQHDLQAVAQDARAFLRAEAGAQPEVDRARSYPLIKEALAQHAHCRVVITGFMAQNCEGETVLLGRNGSDYSATVIGALAEVERVTIWSDVAGVYSADPRLVSDACLLPLLRLDEASELARLAAPVLHSRTLQPVAQSAMDLSLRCSYQPEAGSTQIERVLASGRGAKIITSLDEVLIVQLTFGHGHDFDRLESEVLEGLKRAQLEPLAYELEPDQHCLRLAYTEEIAGGALEYLQDHAIEAEIKLKEGFSLIAAVGAGVTKNPNHCYGFYQQLKSSPVEFISEANSGLSLVAVIRKSETSSLVKGIHSQLFQAQKRVAIALCGKGNIGSSWLSLFSEQKAELEKRRGMNFELVAVVDSQTYWFDDQGIDATSVGKRFDDEAIANNGNDWLERLGSIQGYDEAVVLDVTASPVLAAKYLQIAQQGIHLISANKVAGSASSEYYHQVQDAFAKISRHWLYNATVGAGLPINHTVRDLRESGDDIIALSGIFSGTLSWLFQQFDGTVPFSELVDLAWQQGLTEPDPRADLDGSDVMRKLVILARESGLDIEPENVKVESLVPAELQELSVDDFFDKASVLSEELAERLEKAHSQQKVLRYVARLEKNGKATVGVEALSKEHALANLLPCDNIFAIESKWYKDNPLVIRGPGAGREVTAGAIQSDLNRMSSLF; encoded by the coding sequence ATGGCAACCTTTCGCCAGCTACATAAATTTGGTGGCAGCAGTTTAGCGAACCCTGAATGTTACCAACGCGTGGTCAACATTCTTAGAGAATATTCATCAGCGACGGATTTGGTGGTGGTATCGGCTGCAGGCAAAACAACCAACCGCTTAATTGAGTTTGTCGAAGCGCTCGACAAAGATGGTCGTATTGCTCATGAATGCCTGCAAACCCTTCGTCAGTTTCAACTTGAACTGATTGAGGCTCTGCTTGAAGGTGAAGCCGCCTCGCAACTAACGGCAACCATCCAACAAGAATTTACCGCTTTGGGTGAGCTAACGGCTCCTTTGAGTGAAGCACAAAAAGCACAAGTACTGGGTCATGGTGAGGTTTGGTCTTCACGTTTGTTGGCGACGTTGTTGTGCCAGCATGACTTACAAGCGGTTGCTCAAGATGCACGTGCCTTTTTACGTGCAGAAGCGGGTGCTCAACCTGAAGTTGACCGCGCACGCTCTTATCCTCTGATTAAAGAAGCCTTGGCGCAGCATGCACATTGCCGCGTGGTAATTACTGGCTTTATGGCTCAGAACTGCGAAGGCGAAACGGTGCTGCTTGGTCGTAACGGTTCGGATTACTCAGCAACCGTGATTGGTGCTCTAGCTGAAGTTGAACGCGTGACAATCTGGAGTGATGTGGCGGGCGTATACAGCGCAGACCCTCGTTTGGTTTCGGATGCGTGCTTATTACCTCTGCTTCGCCTTGATGAAGCCAGTGAATTAGCTCGTCTTGCGGCTCCAGTGCTACACAGCCGAACGTTACAGCCTGTCGCTCAAAGTGCCATGGATCTCAGCTTGCGCTGCAGCTACCAGCCGGAGGCAGGCTCTACACAGATAGAGCGAGTACTGGCATCGGGGCGTGGTGCAAAAATCATTACCTCTTTGGATGAAGTTCTTATCGTGCAACTGACCTTTGGTCACGGCCATGATTTCGACCGTCTGGAGAGTGAAGTCCTTGAAGGGCTTAAGCGTGCTCAATTAGAGCCGCTTGCTTATGAATTAGAACCCGATCAACACTGCTTGCGCCTTGCTTACACGGAAGAGATCGCTGGTGGTGCATTAGAATATCTACAAGACCACGCGATTGAAGCTGAGATTAAACTGAAAGAAGGTTTTTCTCTGATTGCTGCAGTGGGGGCGGGTGTGACTAAGAACCCGAACCATTGCTACGGTTTCTACCAACAGCTCAAGAGCTCGCCGGTTGAGTTTATCTCAGAAGCGAACTCAGGCTTAAGCTTGGTAGCCGTGATTCGTAAGAGTGAAACATCAAGCCTAGTGAAAGGCATTCACTCTCAACTGTTCCAAGCTCAGAAGCGTGTTGCGATTGCCTTGTGTGGTAAGGGCAATATTGGCTCAAGTTGGTTAAGCCTGTTTTCCGAGCAAAAAGCGGAACTTGAAAAGCGTCGTGGGATGAACTTTGAATTGGTTGCGGTGGTTGATAGCCAAACCTATTGGTTCGATGACCAAGGTATTGATGCGACTTCTGTAGGTAAGCGTTTTGATGACGAAGCGATTGCCAACAACGGTAACGACTGGTTAGAGCGTTTGGGCTCTATTCAGGGTTACGATGAAGCAGTAGTACTCGATGTCACTGCTAGCCCAGTGCTTGCTGCAAAGTATCTGCAAATTGCACAACAAGGTATCCACCTAATCTCGGCTAACAAGGTGGCTGGTTCTGCATCGAGCGAGTATTACCATCAGGTACAAGATGCTTTCGCTAAGATCAGCCGTCATTGGTTGTACAACGCGACAGTGGGTGCAGGCTTACCTATCAACCACACAGTACGAGACCTGCGTGAAAGCGGCGATGATATTATTGCGTTATCAGGCATCTTCTCTGGCACTCTATCTTGGTTGTTCCAACAGTTTGATGGCACGGTGCCGTTCAGCGAGTTAGTCGACTTAGCGTGGCAACAAGGCCTGACTGAACCGGACCCGCGTGCTGACCTTGATGGTTCAGACGTCATGCGTAAGCTGGTGATTCTGGCGCGTGAATCGGGTTTGGATATTGAACCTGAAAACGTCAAAGTTGAATCGTTAGTACCTGCAGAGCTGCAAGAGCTATCGGTGGATGATTTCTTTGATAAGGCTTCTGTGCTGAGCGAAGAGTTAGCTGAGCGTTTGGAAAAAGCGCACTCTCAACAAAAGGTTCTACGTTACGTAGCGCGTTTGGAGAAGAATGGTAAAGCAACCGTAGGCGTTGAAGCACTATCGAAAGAGCACGCACTGGCGAACTTACTGCCCTGTGATAATATCTTTGCGATTGAGAGCAAGTGGTACAAAGATAATCCATTGGTTATTCGTGGCCCGGGTGCTGGACGTGAAGTAACAGCTGGCGCAATTCAATCTGACCTAAACAGAATGTCTAGCCTGTTTTGA
- a CDS encoding O-succinylhomoserine (thiol)-lyase: MSSRKPATIAVRTGIESDTQHHAVVPPIYLSTNYGFPAFGEVPKYDYTRSGNPNRGLLETALFELESGKGAVVTNCGTSALNLWVSAFLGGDDLIIAPHDCYGGTYRLFNTRSLKGDFKVLFVDQSDQAALDAAIALKPKLILIETPSNPLVRVVDIAETCRKAKEVGALVAVDNTFLTPVFQKPLELGADFVIHSTTKYINGHSDVIGGVVVTKTEEHAEELAWWGNCIGATGTPFDSYMTLRGIRTLGARMRVHEESSREILTALQQQDLVGTIYHPSLPEHPGHEIAKKQQLGFGSMLSFEFAGSFEALKYFVDKLELFSLAESLGGVESLICHPASMTHRAMGEEALAEAGVSQQLLRLSVGLEDAEDLIDDLKQAFEKTQRFIAEGEA; this comes from the coding sequence ATGAGCAGCCGGAAGCCAGCAACAATCGCAGTACGTACTGGTATCGAGTCAGACACGCAACACCATGCCGTTGTCCCACCCATTTATCTTTCGACTAACTATGGGTTTCCCGCTTTTGGTGAAGTGCCAAAGTACGATTACACCCGTTCTGGTAACCCAAATCGTGGTTTATTAGAAACGGCATTGTTTGAGCTTGAATCTGGCAAAGGTGCAGTGGTGACTAACTGCGGCACTTCGGCACTTAACTTGTGGGTATCCGCTTTCTTAGGCGGTGATGATCTTATTATCGCACCACACGACTGCTACGGTGGTACTTACCGCCTGTTTAATACCCGCTCGTTAAAAGGTGACTTCAAAGTTTTGTTCGTTGATCAATCGGATCAAGCAGCGTTGGATGCGGCGATCGCGCTCAAGCCAAAGTTGATCTTAATAGAAACGCCATCGAACCCGTTGGTTCGTGTGGTTGATATTGCAGAGACTTGCCGTAAAGCGAAAGAGGTAGGTGCTCTGGTTGCTGTCGATAACACGTTTTTGACGCCTGTGTTCCAAAAGCCTTTAGAGCTGGGTGCTGATTTTGTTATCCACTCAACCACCAAATACATCAACGGACACTCAGATGTTATTGGTGGCGTTGTAGTGACGAAAACTGAAGAGCACGCTGAAGAGCTTGCATGGTGGGGCAACTGTATTGGTGCGACCGGCACACCATTTGATAGTTACATGACTCTACGTGGTATTCGTACGCTAGGTGCGCGTATGCGTGTTCACGAAGAGAGTTCACGTGAAATTCTGACGGCTCTGCAACAACAAGATCTGGTGGGCACTATTTACCACCCAAGCCTTCCTGAACACCCAGGTCACGAGATCGCGAAGAAACAGCAGTTGGGCTTTGGTTCCATGTTGAGCTTTGAGTTTGCGGGCTCTTTTGAAGCACTTAAATATTTTGTAGATAAGTTAGAGCTATTTTCTTTGGCTGAATCACTGGGTGGTGTTGAAAGCCTGATTTGTCACCCTGCGTCGATGACTCACCGTGCGATGGGCGAAGAAGCATTGGCAGAAGCGGGTGTTTCTCAACAACTACTGCGCCTTTCTGTTGGCCTTGAAGATGCGGAAGACCTAATCGACGATCTCAAACAAGCGTTTGAAAAAACACAACGCTTTATTGCTGAAGGGGAGGCTTAA
- the metJ gene encoding met regulon transcriptional regulator MetJ: MADWNGEYISPYAEHGKKSEQVKKITVSIPLKVLKVLTDERTRRQINNLRHATNSELLCEAFLHAYTGQPLPTDEDLRKDRPDDIPTEVKKLMTEMGIEFEAFDEE, encoded by the coding sequence ATGGCCGACTGGAATGGTGAATACATAAGCCCATATGCTGAGCATGGAAAGAAAAGCGAACAAGTAAAAAAAATTACAGTTTCTATCCCTCTAAAAGTGTTAAAGGTTCTTACTGACGAGCGCACTCGCCGCCAGATTAATAACCTACGCCATGCAACAAACAGTGAGCTACTGTGCGAAGCCTTTCTACATGCGTACACAGGCCAACCACTGCCAACGGATGAAGACCTCCGTAAAGACCGTCCAGACGACATCCCGACTGAAGTGAAAAAGCTGATGACAGAGATGGGTATCGAATTCGAAGCGTTTGACGAAGAATAA
- a CDS encoding malic enzyme-like NAD(P)-binding protein gives MSEDSRQDQSSQALSPQEQFRQQALDYHEFPIPGKIAVALTKPANSAEDLALAYSPGVAEPVREIAQNVDNVYKYTGKGNMVAVISNGTAILGLGNLGPIASKPVMEGKALLFKRFAGLDSIDIEVKHRTIDEFVDTVANIADTFGGINLEDIKAPDCFEIERRLIERCDVPVFHDDQHGTAIVTAAGMLNAIELQGKKLEECKIVCLGAGAAAVACMELLIKCGAQREKIYMLDRKGVIHTRREDLNEYKALFANNTDKRTLEDVIEGADLFLGVSGPNLLPAKALTLMADKPVVFACSNPDPEIKPELAHEVRSDLIMGTGRSDYPNQVNNVLCFPFIFRGALDVRASEINDEMKLAAVKAIRELAKEEVPAEVLAAAGETALEFGKGYIIPKPMDPRLLPRVAKAVAVAAVESGVARIEMPANYMA, from the coding sequence ATGTCTGAAGACAGCCGCCAAGATCAATCCTCTCAAGCGTTATCGCCTCAAGAACAATTCCGTCAGCAAGCTCTTGATTACCATGAGTTCCCAATTCCAGGCAAAATAGCCGTAGCACTGACGAAGCCTGCAAATTCTGCAGAAGACCTAGCACTTGCATACAGCCCAGGCGTGGCTGAGCCTGTTCGCGAGATCGCACAGAACGTTGATAACGTTTATAAGTACACAGGTAAAGGCAACATGGTTGCAGTTATCTCTAACGGTACAGCGATTCTTGGCCTAGGTAACCTTGGCCCTATTGCTTCTAAACCTGTTATGGAAGGTAAAGCGCTACTGTTTAAGCGTTTTGCTGGTTTAGATTCTATCGATATTGAAGTAAAACACCGCACAATCGATGAGTTCGTTGATACGGTTGCGAATATCGCAGATACATTCGGCGGTATTAACCTAGAAGACATCAAAGCACCTGACTGTTTTGAGATTGAGCGTCGCCTGATTGAGCGTTGTGATGTCCCTGTTTTTCACGATGACCAACACGGTACAGCGATTGTAACGGCTGCAGGTATGCTGAACGCGATTGAGCTTCAAGGTAAGAAGCTTGAAGAGTGTAAGATCGTTTGTTTAGGTGCTGGCGCAGCGGCGGTTGCTTGTATGGAACTGCTGATCAAGTGTGGCGCTCAGCGTGAGAAGATTTACATGCTTGACCGTAAAGGTGTAATCCACACTCGTCGTGAAGACCTGAATGAATACAAAGCGCTATTCGCAAATAACACGGACAAGCGCACGCTTGAAGATGTTATCGAAGGCGCTGACTTGTTCTTGGGCGTATCTGGTCCTAATCTGTTACCAGCTAAAGCACTTACGCTGATGGCTGATAAGCCAGTTGTGTTTGCATGTTCAAACCCAGATCCAGAGATCAAGCCAGAGCTCGCTCATGAAGTTCGTTCTGACCTTATCATGGGTACAGGCCGTAGCGATTACCCGAACCAAGTAAACAACGTACTTTGTTTCCCATTCATTTTCCGTGGTGCGCTTGATGTACGTGCGAGCGAAATCAATGATGAGATGAAGCTGGCTGCGGTTAAAGCGATTCGTGAACTAGCGAAAGAAGAAGTTCCGGCTGAAGTACTCGCTGCTGCGGGTGAGACTGCACTGGAGTTTGGTAAAGGCTACATCATTCCTAAGCCAATGGACCCACGTCTACTTCCTCGCGTAGCAAAAGCGGTTGCAGTAGCGGCCGTTGAATCTGGCGTAGCTCGTATTGAGATGCCTGCTAACTATATGGCTTAA
- the rpmE gene encoding 50S ribosomal protein L31: MKTGIHPEYKAVSATCSCGNTFEFNSTLAKESIHLDVCDKCHPFYTGKQRIVDTGGRVDRFNKRFGALSSKK, from the coding sequence ATGAAAACTGGTATCCACCCAGAATACAAAGCAGTTTCTGCAACTTGTTCTTGCGGCAACACATTTGAGTTCAACTCAACGCTTGCAAAAGAATCTATCCACCTAGACGTATGTGACAAATGTCACCCATTCTACACTGGTAAGCAACGTATCGTAGATACTGGCGGCCGTGTTGATCGCTTCAACAAGCGTTTCGGTGCTCTTTCTAGCAAGAAGTAA
- the priA gene encoding primosomal protein N': MRPMIARVALPVPLDKQFDYKIPNHLFPIIGGRVSVPFGRQTLTGIVTALVNESEFELDKLKPIKALLDNQPVWPESVYSLLVWCSQFYQYPLGETLANALPSALRKGKAADFATLVEWQLTPSGRDQLMQGFGRAVKQAKVMHMLEHGPVPHQEFIDEEVGSAVLKTLEEKGWIESVEKKPKRQPWPVELENEQDKPKLNAEQAIAIATVNSQTDFSCFLLEGVTGSGKTEVYLNMIKPILEQGKQALVLVPEIGLTPQTINRFKRRFNVPVEVIHSGLNDSERLNAWLSARDKIAGIVIGTRSALFTPFADLGIIIVDEEHDASYKQQDSLRYHARDVAIMRAHKAQIPVVLGSATPAFETLHNAQNGKYSYLTLTSRAGVALPTTNKVLDVKGEYLESGLSASLIAEMQRHLKAGNQVMLFLNRRGFSPALMCHDCGWTAECKRCDAYYTYHQYSNEMRCHHCGSQQHIVHNCQGCGSANLVTVGVGTEQLEAQLGQLFPEYKTIRIDRDSTRRKGSLESALESIRKGEYQILIGTQMLAKGHHFPDVTLVALLDVDASLYSSDFRASERLAQLFTQVAGRAGRASKPGEVILQTHHPEHGLLQALLHKDYNHFAQTALAERKQAMLPPYTFMTLFRAEANDTRLVEEFLRQVRHTLESHPLFDQYCMVLGPTPAPLAKRAGKSRWQLILQTQTRSLMQKLLMSAKPAINMLPAAKKVRWSLDIEPQDLS, translated from the coding sequence ATGCGTCCAATGATTGCCCGCGTGGCACTGCCTGTTCCACTAGACAAGCAGTTCGATTACAAGATTCCTAACCACCTATTCCCGATTATTGGTGGACGAGTATCTGTGCCTTTTGGACGACAAACCTTAACAGGTATTGTTACAGCTCTGGTTAACGAATCTGAATTCGAGCTAGACAAGCTCAAGCCCATTAAAGCCTTATTAGACAACCAACCTGTTTGGCCAGAATCGGTCTACTCACTCTTGGTATGGTGCAGCCAGTTCTATCAGTATCCACTGGGTGAAACCTTGGCTAATGCTCTACCAAGCGCTTTACGAAAAGGCAAAGCTGCCGACTTCGCAACGCTTGTCGAGTGGCAATTGACCCCATCAGGCAGAGATCAACTGATGCAAGGCTTTGGTCGTGCGGTTAAGCAAGCCAAAGTGATGCACATGCTTGAACACGGCCCTGTTCCTCATCAAGAGTTCATTGACGAGGAAGTAGGCAGCGCGGTGCTTAAGACTTTGGAAGAGAAAGGTTGGATTGAGTCGGTAGAGAAAAAGCCAAAGCGCCAGCCGTGGCCCGTTGAACTTGAAAACGAACAAGACAAGCCGAAGCTCAATGCTGAACAAGCGATCGCGATTGCGACAGTAAATAGCCAAACCGATTTTAGTTGCTTCTTGCTAGAGGGGGTTACCGGCTCAGGTAAAACCGAAGTCTACCTCAATATGATCAAGCCGATTCTCGAGCAAGGTAAACAAGCATTAGTCTTGGTACCGGAAATAGGCCTCACTCCACAAACGATTAATCGCTTTAAGCGTCGTTTTAATGTGCCTGTTGAGGTGATTCACTCTGGATTAAACGATTCTGAACGATTGAATGCTTGGTTATCAGCACGTGACAAAATAGCGGGCATTGTGATTGGTACGCGCTCGGCTCTGTTCACGCCGTTCGCTGATCTGGGAATTATCATTGTCGATGAAGAGCACGACGCCTCTTATAAGCAGCAAGATAGCCTACGCTACCACGCTCGTGATGTCGCGATCATGCGTGCTCATAAAGCACAGATTCCGGTTGTGTTAGGCTCGGCGACTCCGGCCTTTGAAACGCTGCACAACGCACAGAACGGTAAATACAGTTACCTCACCCTGACCTCACGTGCAGGTGTCGCGCTGCCGACCACCAATAAAGTGTTGGATGTGAAGGGTGAATATCTAGAAAGTGGCTTGTCTGCTTCTTTGATTGCTGAAATGCAAAGACACCTCAAAGCGGGCAACCAAGTGATGTTGTTTCTCAACCGCCGTGGGTTCTCTCCCGCATTGATGTGTCACGATTGTGGTTGGACAGCGGAATGTAAGCGTTGTGATGCCTACTACACCTATCACCAATACAGCAATGAGATGCGCTGTCACCACTGTGGCTCTCAGCAGCATATCGTGCACAATTGCCAAGGCTGTGGTTCAGCGAACTTAGTGACGGTGGGTGTTGGTACCGAACAGCTAGAGGCTCAACTTGGTCAGCTATTCCCTGAATACAAAACCATTCGTATTGACAGAGACAGCACCCGCCGCAAAGGCAGCTTAGAAAGTGCGCTCGAGTCGATTCGTAAAGGTGAATACCAAATTCTTATCGGTACACAGATGCTTGCTAAAGGTCACCACTTTCCTGACGTGACACTTGTGGCGTTATTGGATGTGGACGCCTCTTTATATAGTAGTGACTTCCGCGCCTCTGAACGGTTGGCGCAACTGTTTACTCAAGTCGCCGGTCGAGCAGGCCGTGCCAGTAAGCCGGGTGAGGTTATCTTACAAACTCACCATCCAGAACATGGCTTGTTACAAGCGTTGCTGCACAAAGACTATAACCACTTTGCACAAACCGCATTGGCCGAGCGTAAACAAGCGATGCTGCCACCTTATACCTTTATGACTCTGTTTAGAGCGGAAGCCAATGACACACGTTTGGTGGAAGAGTTCTTGCGTCAGGTTCGTCATACATTAGAATCGCACCCCTTGTTTGACCAATATTGCATGGTTCTAGGCCCCACCCCAGCGCCACTGGCCAAGCGAGCGGGTAAATCACGCTGGCAGTTGATTCTACAAACTCAGACTCGTTCGTTAATGCAGAAGTTATTAATGAGTGCGAAGCCGGCAATTAATATGTTACCTGCTGCGAAAAAAGTCCGTTGGTCACTCGATATTGAGCCGCAAGATTTGAGCTAA
- the cytR gene encoding DNA-binding transcriptional regulator CytR has translation MATMKDVAQLAGVSTATVSRALMNPEKVSVSTRKRVETAVLEAGYSPNTLARNLRRNESKTIITIVPDICDPYFAEIIRGIEDAAVENDYLVLLGDSGQQKKRESSFVNLVFTKQADGMLLLGTDHPFDVSKPEQKNLPPMVMACEFAPELELPTVHIDNLTSAFEAVNYLAQLGHKRIAQISGPTTATLCKFRQQGYQQALRRAGVSMNPAYSTVGDFTFEAGAQAVRQLLALPEQPTAIFCHNDAMAIGAIQEAKKLGLRVPQDLSIVGFDDIQFAQYCDPPLTTISQPRYEIGRQAMLMMLDLLKGNDVQAGSRLLEAKLVVRGSTAPPRM, from the coding sequence ATGGCGACAATGAAGGATGTTGCCCAGCTAGCAGGCGTCTCAACGGCAACAGTATCACGTGCATTGATGAACCCTGAAAAAGTCTCGGTTTCTACTCGTAAACGAGTTGAGACAGCAGTGCTTGAAGCTGGATACTCACCCAATACATTAGCTAGAAATTTACGTCGCAACGAATCAAAAACCATCATCACTATCGTTCCTGATATCTGTGACCCTTACTTCGCCGAAATCATTCGTGGTATCGAAGATGCCGCTGTAGAGAATGACTACCTCGTTCTACTGGGTGACAGTGGTCAACAAAAGAAGCGTGAGTCTTCATTTGTTAACTTGGTCTTCACAAAGCAAGCAGACGGTATGCTACTGCTTGGCACTGATCATCCGTTTGATGTCAGTAAGCCTGAGCAAAAGAATTTACCGCCAATGGTTATGGCGTGTGAATTCGCACCTGAGCTTGAACTGCCAACGGTTCACATCGACAACCTAACCTCTGCATTTGAAGCGGTGAATTACCTCGCTCAGTTAGGTCATAAGCGCATCGCTCAAATCTCTGGGCCAACGACTGCAACCCTGTGTAAGTTCCGTCAACAAGGCTACCAACAAGCATTGCGCCGCGCTGGAGTATCAATGAACCCAGCTTACAGCACTGTGGGTGATTTCACCTTTGAAGCGGGTGCGCAAGCGGTTCGTCAATTACTAGCACTTCCTGAACAACCTACAGCGATCTTCTGTCATAACGATGCGATGGCGATTGGTGCGATTCAAGAAGCGAAGAAGCTAGGTTTACGTGTTCCTCAAGACCTATCGATTGTTGGCTTCGATGACATCCAATTCGCTCAATACTGCGATCCACCGCTAACCACTATTTCTCAGCCTCGTTATGAGATTGGACGCCAAGCGATGCTGATGATGCTTGATCTATTGAAGGGCAACGATGTGCAAGCAGGTTCGCGTCTGCTTGAAGCTAAATTAGTCGTTAGAGGCAGCACCGCACCACCTCGAATGTAA
- the ftsN gene encoding cell division protein FtsN, which translates to MANRDYVKRGRGTKKPTKKQAPRRKPWRSGLLAILLAGGFGYGLYLLSNDPEPPAPTPVATKPKPKPKPAKVIPPPPEEKWDYVETLPSREIEVKAKEQEISKIPYVMQCGAYKTSAQAETRKLDIAFQGISSEIRKKDGSSWYRVVLGPYKLKRDAERDRHKLQRAKIEPCAIWKDTD; encoded by the coding sequence GTGGCTAATAGAGATTATGTAAAGCGCGGTCGTGGCACGAAAAAACCGACCAAGAAACAAGCCCCTCGCCGTAAACCTTGGCGCAGTGGTCTTTTGGCGATCCTCCTTGCAGGTGGTTTTGGTTATGGACTTTACTTATTGAGTAATGATCCTGAGCCGCCAGCACCAACACCTGTGGCTACCAAACCAAAACCTAAGCCAAAACCAGCGAAAGTGATTCCACCGCCTCCAGAAGAGAAGTGGGACTACGTTGAAACGCTGCCAAGCCGCGAGATTGAAGTTAAAGCCAAAGAGCAAGAGATCTCTAAGATCCCTTACGTGATGCAGTGTGGCGCTTACAAAACGTCAGCACAGGCAGAAACGCGCAAGTTAGATATTGCGTTCCAAGGTATCTCGAGTGAAATCCGTAAAAAAGACGGCAGTAGCTGGTACCGTGTGGTTCTAGGGCCATACAAGTTGAAGCGTGACGCCGAGCGCGATCGCCATAAGCTGCAACGGGCGAAAATCGAACCTTGCGCTATTTGGAAAGACACCGATTAG